One genomic region from Salinicola endophyticus encodes:
- a CDS encoding DUF6586 family protein, with translation MSAVARTNQLLYQSELLLALPTGDDEHAPARRMALEEAALGQLGLAFEALLREVTLHAPGGAPDWRTWLDAAGQRQASGDAPAHVEIAELVWLESLALRPESWLALLLARLAALQSDEGAARRGDSVPGLITSAGATPLGDELRWCLGEFKTLLPSLRQGSQEW, from the coding sequence GTGAGTGCCGTCGCCCGCACCAATCAGCTGCTCTATCAGAGCGAGCTGCTGCTGGCGCTGCCGACGGGTGACGACGAGCACGCGCCAGCGCGACGCATGGCGCTGGAGGAGGCCGCGCTGGGCCAGCTCGGACTGGCCTTCGAGGCGCTGCTGCGCGAGGTCACCTTGCATGCGCCCGGCGGTGCACCGGACTGGCGCACATGGCTCGATGCCGCGGGCCAGCGGCAGGCGAGTGGTGATGCGCCGGCGCATGTCGAGATCGCCGAGCTGGTGTGGCTCGAGTCGCTGGCGTTACGGCCGGAGAGCTGGTTGGCGCTGCTGCTGGCACGTCTCGCCGCCCTGCAGAGTGACGAGGGCGCAGCGCGGCGTGGCGACAGCGTGCCGGGGCTGATCACGAGTGCCGGCGCCACACCGCTGGGTGACGAGCTGCGCTGGTGCCTGGGCGAGTTCAAGACGCTGCTGCCGAGCCTGCGTCAGGGCAGTCAGGAGTGGTGA
- a CDS encoding metallophosphoesterase, whose protein sequence is MRHSLFVLRLRFWLLLLHAYIGWRLLPDLDLALPGAALAWGYLALSALTLPWVLRVSWLNGRWFAWPISLMTGGFSFLLVLTLARDLLLLVLMLTPLSPAAWRAASAWGVLAATLGLSLYALWQARRVPRVVEVNVPLAGLPPALVGLRIVQLSDLHVGPTIKRRQLARYVARANALTPDLVAITGDLTDGRVDELAPELAPLRGLAARHGVFCVTGNHEYYSEAEAWTRAFEQLGLEVLINAATLITHEGAQLAIAGITDLTAGHYVAAHRSDPERAAAGLPEAVPRVLLAHQPNSAPAAARAGFDLQLSGHTHGGQLWPWSLAARRANRFLAGLGREGRMWVYTSRGTGYWGPPMRFGAPAEITLIRLQRAD, encoded by the coding sequence TTGCGTCACTCGCTCTTCGTCCTGCGTCTGCGCTTCTGGCTCTTGCTGCTGCACGCCTACATCGGCTGGCGGCTGCTGCCGGATCTCGATCTCGCGCTGCCGGGTGCGGCACTAGCGTGGGGCTATCTGGCGCTGAGTGCGCTGACCCTGCCCTGGGTTCTGCGGGTGAGCTGGCTCAACGGGCGCTGGTTCGCCTGGCCGATCTCGCTGATGACCGGGGGCTTCTCATTTCTGCTGGTACTCACCCTGGCGCGGGATCTGCTGCTGTTGGTACTCATGTTGACGCCGTTGTCACCGGCGGCGTGGCGTGCAGCGAGCGCCTGGGGCGTGCTGGCGGCGACCCTGGGGTTGAGCCTGTATGCGCTGTGGCAGGCGCGCCGGGTGCCGCGGGTGGTCGAAGTGAACGTACCGCTGGCGGGGTTACCGCCGGCGCTGGTCGGTCTGCGTATCGTCCAGCTGAGCGATCTGCACGTCGGCCCGACCATCAAGCGGCGCCAGCTGGCGCGCTACGTGGCCCGGGCCAACGCGCTGACGCCGGATCTGGTGGCGATCACCGGGGATCTGACCGATGGCCGGGTCGACGAGCTGGCGCCGGAGCTGGCGCCGCTGCGCGGACTCGCGGCGCGGCATGGGGTCTTCTGTGTCACCGGCAATCACGAGTACTACAGCGAGGCAGAGGCCTGGACCCGGGCCTTCGAGCAGCTGGGGCTGGAGGTGCTGATCAACGCCGCCACCCTGATCACCCACGAGGGCGCGCAGCTGGCAATAGCCGGGATCACCGACCTCACCGCCGGGCACTATGTGGCGGCGCATCGCAGCGACCCAGAGCGCGCGGCCGCCGGTCTGCCCGAGGCGGTGCCGCGCGTGCTGTTGGCACACCAGCCCAATTCGGCCCCGGCGGCGGCCCGCGCCGGCTTCGATCTGCAGCTCTCCGGGCACACTCATGGCGGACAGCTGTGGCCCTGGAGCCTGGCGGCGCGGCGCGCCAATCGCTTCCTGGCCGGACTCGGCCGCGAGGGGCGGATGTGGGTCTATACCAGCCGCGGCACCGGCTACTGGGGGCCGCCGATGCGCTTCGGCGCGCCCGCCGAGATCACCCTGATTCGGCTGCAGCGCGCCGACTGA
- a CDS encoding FMN-binding glutamate synthase family protein, with product MIYAKGLSRIPLRNAAFVATLALFGVSLLGLAFSPQWLWGVAIFGGLALLGVYDVRQRRRTISRNYPILAHFRYILESIGPEIRQYFIQSDLDERPFSREQRAVIYQRAKNASDKKPFGSLLDMYSPGHEWVNHSLRPAHITDHDFRVSIGGSLCRQPYVASVFNISAMSFGALSANAIEALNAGAHKGGFYHDTGEGSISRYHRVHGGDLVWEIGSGYFGCRHADGSFNPERFAANAREPQVKMIEIKLSQGAKPGHGGILPAAKVTAEIAEAREVPMGQDVVSPAAHSAFSTPLELMTFIGQLRELSGGKPVGFKLAIGHPWEWFAIVKAMLESGQRPDFIVVDGGEGGTGAAPLEFINRLGVPMTEALMLVHNTLVGVGLREEIRIGAAGKITSAFDIARTLALGADWCNSARGFMFSLGCIQALNCHSDKCPSGVATQDPRRGHHLDVADKRERVYHFHRNTLAALAEMLAAAGLEHPSELGPEHIIRRVSSDEIQSYDRLFSFLAPGQLLDGESEHTVFKQYWHMARADSFAPPPAVAELRATKLR from the coding sequence ATGATCTACGCCAAGGGTCTCTCCCGCATCCCACTACGCAACGCCGCCTTCGTCGCCACGCTCGCGCTGTTCGGCGTATCGCTGCTCGGTCTGGCGTTCTCGCCGCAGTGGCTGTGGGGCGTGGCGATCTTCGGCGGGCTGGCGCTGCTGGGGGTCTACGACGTGCGTCAGCGGCGACGTACGATCAGCCGCAACTACCCCATTCTGGCGCACTTCCGCTATATCCTGGAGTCGATCGGCCCCGAGATCCGTCAATACTTCATCCAGTCCGACCTCGACGAGCGCCCCTTCTCCCGCGAGCAGCGGGCGGTGATCTACCAGCGCGCCAAGAACGCCAGCGACAAGAAGCCGTTCGGCTCGCTGCTCGACATGTATAGCCCGGGGCACGAGTGGGTCAACCACTCGCTGCGCCCCGCCCACATCACCGACCACGACTTTCGCGTCAGCATCGGCGGCAGCCTGTGTCGTCAGCCCTATGTCGCCAGCGTATTCAACATCTCGGCGATGAGCTTCGGCGCGCTCTCGGCCAACGCCATCGAGGCGCTCAACGCCGGCGCACACAAGGGCGGCTTTTACCACGACACCGGCGAAGGCTCGATCTCACGCTACCACCGTGTCCACGGCGGCGACCTGGTATGGGAGATCGGCTCGGGCTACTTCGGCTGTCGCCACGCGGATGGCAGCTTCAATCCCGAACGCTTCGCCGCCAACGCCCGCGAACCGCAGGTCAAGATGATCGAGATCAAGCTCTCCCAAGGGGCCAAGCCCGGCCACGGCGGCATCCTGCCGGCCGCCAAAGTGACCGCGGAGATCGCCGAGGCGCGCGAAGTGCCCATGGGCCAGGACGTGGTCTCGCCGGCAGCCCACAGCGCCTTCTCGACCCCGCTGGAGCTGATGACGTTCATCGGCCAGCTGCGCGAGCTTTCCGGCGGCAAGCCGGTGGGCTTCAAGCTCGCCATCGGCCACCCCTGGGAGTGGTTCGCGATCGTCAAGGCAATGCTCGAGAGTGGCCAGCGTCCCGACTTCATCGTCGTCGATGGTGGCGAAGGCGGCACTGGCGCCGCACCGCTGGAGTTCATCAACCGCCTCGGCGTCCCCATGACCGAAGCGCTGATGCTGGTCCACAACACCCTGGTCGGGGTCGGCCTGCGCGAGGAGATCCGCATCGGTGCCGCCGGCAAGATTACCTCGGCCTTCGATATCGCCCGCACCCTGGCGCTAGGCGCAGACTGGTGCAACTCGGCGCGCGGGTTCATGTTCTCGCTGGGCTGTATCCAGGCGCTCAACTGTCACTCGGACAAGTGCCCCAGCGGCGTGGCGACTCAGGATCCGCGCCGCGGCCATCACCTGGACGTGGCTGACAAGCGCGAGCGGGTCTACCACTTCCATCGCAACACCCTCGCCGCGCTGGCCGAAATGCTCGCCGCAGCGGGGCTCGAGCATCCCAGCGAGCTGGGGCCGGAGCATATCATCCGCCGGGTTTCCAGTGACGAGATCCAGTCTTACGACCGCCTGTTCAGTTTCCTCGCTCCGGGCCAACTGCTCGACGGCGAGAGTGAACACACGGTGTTCAAGCAGTACTGGCATATGGCCCGTGCGGACTCCTTCGCGCCGCCGCCGGCCGTGGCCGAGCTGCGCGCCACCAAGCTGCGCTGA
- the mfd gene encoding transcription-repair coupling factor, whose amino-acid sequence MSQFSPLSPPQPQGVRETIYCQRPHGSALALTLARLADDAPLLVITPDTAAAQRLESALRFYARVPVMPFPDWETLPYDSFSPHQDIVSARLRTLRELQEGTRGIELVPINTLMQRLPPRDYVAGRVLTLTTGERLDREGFRERLSRAGYRAVETVYEPGEYAMRGALIDLFPMGTETPLRIDLFDDEIDSLRRFDPDTQRSQDKIERVELLPAHEYSLSRSAIACFREGFETLFDVDPRQCPLYVDALKGIPSPGLEQYLPLFFEETATLFEHLDAGTRVALLPETYAAAESHWRAIESRYENLGVDPTRPLLPPARAFVPVAEVFAAIKRHPRLEFVAETDSRHATASATQTPPAVAINARAQQPLATLEQFLASHQGLRVLFVAESRGRREALEEALAPLHLTLPHVDDWQAFRDGSMAYAIGEGGLDEGLWLGDPELAVITETELYGEVVRQSRRRAKATDDNELAVRHLSELRPGSPVVHQHHGVGRYQGLETIHAGGVAAEFLALEYAGGAKLYVPVDNLQLISRYAGASDELAPLHKLGSDSWDKAKRKAAEKVRDTAAELLDIYARREAREGFASDMPGDEYARFAASFPFEETPDQQAAIEAVIHDMTAPRPMDRVVCGDVGFGKTEVAMRAAFLAVSSGRQVVVLVPTTLLAQQHYDNFRDRFADTAVQIEMLSRFTGGKGESDTLARIAEGRADIVIGTHKLLSKSIKLPNLGLMIIDEEHRFGVAQKERLKQLRAEVDILTLTATPIPRTLNMAMNGIRDLSIIATPPARRLSVKTFVQNRNEAVIKEALLREILRGGQVYLLHNEVRTIEASADKIRELVPEARVGVAHGQLPERALERVMSDFYHKRFNVLVCSTIIETGIDVPSANTIIIERADKFGLAQLHQLRGRVGRSHHQAYAYLLTPPPKAMTKDAIKRLEAIAQSDDLGAGFTLASHDMEIRGAGELLGDEQSGQMETVGYSLYMQMLDRAVKAIRAGKTPNIEAPLDEGTEISLNLPALIPDDYLPDIQQRLIMYKRISSAADEGELKELQVEMIDRFGLLPGPLKTLFRQTRLRQRAERLGIARLEAGPERGRVTFGADPQVDPMTLVELIQRHPDQYRLDGADTLRFNAEMEQEEARLARVDALLDTLNRKAKAA is encoded by the coding sequence ATGTCGCAATTCAGCCCTCTCTCGCCGCCACAACCTCAGGGCGTGCGTGAAACGATCTACTGCCAGCGCCCCCACGGCAGCGCGCTGGCGCTGACCCTGGCACGTCTGGCCGACGACGCGCCGCTGCTGGTCATCACCCCCGACACGGCGGCGGCGCAACGCCTGGAGAGTGCGCTGCGTTTTTACGCCCGGGTACCGGTGATGCCCTTCCCGGACTGGGAGACCCTGCCCTACGACAGCTTCTCGCCGCATCAGGATATCGTCTCGGCCCGCCTGCGCACGCTGCGCGAGCTGCAGGAGGGCACCCGCGGCATCGAGCTGGTCCCGATCAACACCCTGATGCAGCGCCTGCCACCGCGGGACTACGTAGCCGGCCGCGTGCTGACGCTGACCACCGGCGAGCGGCTCGACCGCGAAGGCTTTCGCGAGCGTCTGTCGCGCGCCGGCTACCGCGCGGTGGAGACGGTCTACGAGCCGGGCGAGTACGCCATGCGCGGCGCGCTGATCGATCTCTTCCCGATGGGCACCGAGACGCCGCTGCGCATCGACCTGTTCGACGATGAGATCGACAGCCTGCGCCGTTTCGACCCCGACACCCAGCGCTCCCAGGACAAGATCGAGCGGGTCGAACTGCTGCCGGCCCACGAATACTCGCTGTCGCGCTCGGCGATCGCCTGCTTTCGCGAGGGTTTCGAGACGCTGTTCGACGTCGACCCGCGCCAGTGCCCGCTCTATGTCGACGCGCTCAAGGGCATCCCCTCGCCCGGCCTAGAGCAGTATCTGCCGCTGTTCTTCGAGGAGACCGCGACGCTGTTCGAGCATCTCGACGCCGGCACCCGGGTCGCGTTGCTGCCCGAGACGTACGCCGCCGCCGAGAGTCACTGGCGCGCGATCGAGAGCCGCTATGAGAACCTCGGCGTCGACCCCACGCGGCCGCTGCTGCCGCCAGCCCGAGCCTTCGTCCCGGTGGCCGAGGTGTTCGCCGCGATCAAGCGCCATCCGCGCCTCGAGTTCGTCGCCGAGACGGATAGCCGCCACGCCACCGCCAGCGCGACCCAGACCCCACCCGCAGTAGCGATCAACGCCCGCGCCCAGCAGCCGCTGGCCACCCTGGAGCAGTTCCTGGCCAGCCACCAGGGGCTGCGCGTGCTGTTCGTGGCCGAATCCCGCGGGCGCCGCGAGGCGCTGGAAGAGGCGCTCGCGCCGCTCCACCTGACCCTGCCCCACGTCGATGACTGGCAGGCCTTCCGCGATGGCAGCATGGCCTACGCCATCGGCGAGGGCGGGCTCGACGAGGGCCTGTGGCTGGGCGACCCCGAGCTCGCGGTGATCACCGAGACCGAACTCTACGGCGAGGTGGTGCGCCAATCGCGGCGGCGCGCCAAGGCCACCGACGACAACGAGCTGGCGGTGCGCCATCTGTCGGAGCTGCGCCCCGGCTCGCCGGTGGTCCACCAGCACCACGGCGTGGGCCGCTACCAGGGACTCGAGACGATCCACGCCGGCGGCGTCGCGGCGGAGTTCCTGGCGCTCGAGTACGCAGGCGGAGCCAAGCTCTATGTGCCGGTGGACAACCTGCAGCTGATCTCGCGCTACGCCGGCGCCAGCGACGAGCTGGCGCCGCTGCACAAGCTCGGCTCCGACAGCTGGGACAAGGCCAAGCGCAAGGCCGCCGAAAAGGTCCGCGACACCGCCGCCGAACTGCTCGACATCTACGCCCGGCGCGAGGCCCGCGAGGGCTTCGCCAGCGATATGCCAGGGGACGAGTACGCGCGCTTCGCCGCCAGCTTCCCGTTCGAGGAGACGCCGGATCAGCAGGCCGCGATCGAAGCGGTGATCCACGACATGACCGCCCCCAGACCGATGGATCGGGTGGTGTGTGGCGATGTCGGCTTCGGCAAGACCGAGGTCGCCATGCGCGCGGCCTTCCTGGCGGTCAGCTCCGGGCGCCAGGTGGTGGTTCTGGTGCCCACCACCCTGCTCGCCCAGCAGCACTACGACAATTTCCGCGACCGCTTCGCCGACACCGCGGTGCAGATCGAAATGCTCTCGCGCTTCACCGGCGGCAAGGGCGAGAGCGACACCCTGGCGCGTATCGCCGAGGGGCGCGCCGATATCGTCATCGGCACCCACAAGCTGCTGTCGAAGTCGATCAAGCTGCCCAATCTGGGACTGATGATCATCGACGAGGAGCATCGCTTCGGCGTGGCACAGAAGGAGCGTCTGAAGCAGCTGCGCGCCGAGGTCGACATCCTCACCCTCACCGCCACGCCGATCCCGCGCACCCTCAACATGGCGATGAACGGCATCCGCGATCTGTCGATCATCGCCACGCCGCCGGCCCGCCGGCTCTCGGTCAAGACCTTCGTCCAGAACCGTAACGAGGCGGTGATCAAGGAGGCACTGCTGCGCGAGATCCTGCGCGGCGGCCAGGTCTACCTGCTGCACAACGAGGTGCGCACCATCGAGGCCAGCGCCGACAAGATCCGCGAGCTGGTGCCGGAGGCGCGGGTCGGCGTGGCTCACGGCCAGCTGCCCGAGCGAGCCCTGGAGCGGGTCATGTCGGATTTCTACCACAAGCGCTTCAATGTGCTGGTGTGCTCGACCATCATCGAGACCGGCATCGACGTCCCCAGCGCCAATACCATCATCATCGAGCGCGCCGACAAGTTCGGCCTGGCCCAGCTGCATCAGCTGCGTGGGCGGGTCGGGCGCAGTCACCATCAGGCTTACGCCTATCTGCTGACCCCACCGCCCAAGGCGATGACCAAGGATGCGATCAAGCGTCTGGAAGCGATCGCCCAGAGCGACGACCTGGGAGCCGGTTTCACGCTGGCCAGCCACGACATGGAGATTCGCGGTGCCGGCGAGCTGCTCGGCGACGAGCAGAGCGGCCAGATGGAGACGGTCGGCTACAGCCTCTATATGCAGATGCTCGATCGCGCCGTGAAGGCGATCCGCGCCGGCAAGACGCCCAACATCGAGGCCCCGCTGGATGAAGGCACCGAGATCAGCCTCAATCTGCCGGCACTGATCCCCGACGACTACCTGCCCGACATCCAACAGCGTCTGATCATGTACAAGCGTATCTCCAGCGCCGCCGACGAGGGCGAACTCAAGGAGCTGCAGGTGGAGATGATCGACCGTTTCGGTCTGCTGCCGGGGCCGCTGAAGACGCTGTTCCGCCAGACCCGCCTGCGTCAGCGCGCCGAACGCCTGGGTATCGCACGCCTCGAGGCCGGGCCCGAGCGCGGCCGGGTGACCTTCGGCGCCGACCCGCAGGTCGACCCGATGACCCTGGTCGAACTGATCCAGCGCCACCCGGATCAGTACCGGCTGGACGGCGCCGACACCCTGCGCTTCAACGCCGAGATGGAGCAGGAGGAGGCGCGTCTGGCCCGGGTCGATGCCCTGCTCGATACCCTGAACCGCAAGGCCAAGGCGGCCTGA
- the topA gene encoding type I DNA topoisomerase, with the protein MGKSLVIVESPAKAKTINKYLGNDFVVKSSVGHIRDLPTSGSSKQASDPKERARQAAATRKMSPEEKAEYKKQKQWDQLVRRMGIDPEHGWRANYEVLPGKEKVVEELKKLADKSDTIYLATDLDREGEAIAWHLKETIGGDDKRYKRVVFNEITKNAIQEAFKQPGSLNVARVEAQQTRRFLDRVVGFMVSPLLWSKVARGLSAGRVQSVAVRLIVDREREIRAFVPEEFWDVHLDTATADGEAVRFEVVREKGETFRPTSERETLERIAPLRRDAFTVTERETRPTRSKPNAPFITSTLQQAASGRLGFSVKKTMTLAQRLYEAGYITYMRTDSTNLSQDAVASARDYIHSEYGERYLPEAAIRYSSKQNAQEAHEAIRPSNVKQRADDLPVERDAQRLYELIWRQFVACQMVPAEYLATTLTIESDGFELKARGRVLKFDGYTRVMKPMAKKDDATQLPDIDKGDRLEVVQLDPQQHFTKPPARYTEASLVKELEKRGIGRPSTYAAIISTIQDRGYVKLDSRRFYAEKLGEIVTDRLVESFNDLLDYSFTARMEDRLDEVAEGHENWQQLLDAFYADFKRKLDHAEGEDGMRPNEPIATDIACPTCGRPMQIRIASTGVFLGCSGYNLPPKERCKTTIDLIPGEEAVPEDAGESAETDALRAKRRNPNTGTAMDSYLIDEGRKLYISNDDDGYYEIEQGRFRIKGYDGPVIECDKCGSEMQLKSGRFGKYFACTNEACGNTRKLLKSGEVAPPKMDPIPMPELACQKVDDHYVLRDGASGLFLAASQFPKNRETRAPLVKELKAHAEALPEKYHFLLEAPSEDPDGRPAQIRFSRKTKSQYVMTDEDGKATGWRAIFEDGRWQVEDKRK; encoded by the coding sequence ATGGGCAAGTCACTGGTTATCGTCGAGTCTCCGGCCAAAGCCAAGACCATCAACAAGTATCTCGGCAACGACTTCGTCGTGAAGTCGAGTGTCGGGCATATTCGTGATCTGCCGACCAGTGGCTCGTCCAAGCAGGCCAGCGATCCCAAGGAGCGTGCGCGTCAGGCCGCGGCGACGCGCAAGATGTCGCCGGAAGAGAAGGCCGAGTACAAGAAGCAGAAGCAGTGGGACCAGCTGGTGCGCCGCATGGGTATCGACCCCGAACATGGCTGGCGCGCCAATTATGAGGTGCTGCCGGGCAAGGAGAAGGTGGTCGAGGAGCTCAAGAAGCTGGCCGACAAGAGCGACACCATCTATCTCGCGACCGATTTGGACCGCGAAGGGGAGGCGATCGCCTGGCACCTGAAGGAGACCATCGGCGGCGACGACAAGCGCTACAAGCGGGTGGTGTTCAACGAGATCACCAAGAACGCCATCCAGGAGGCGTTCAAGCAGCCCGGCAGTCTCAACGTGGCCCGGGTAGAAGCGCAGCAGACGCGTCGCTTCCTCGATCGCGTGGTCGGCTTCATGGTCTCGCCGCTGCTCTGGAGCAAGGTCGCCCGGGGGCTCTCCGCCGGCCGTGTGCAGTCGGTGGCGGTGCGTCTGATCGTCGACCGCGAGCGCGAGATCCGCGCCTTCGTGCCGGAGGAGTTCTGGGACGTTCATCTCGACACCGCCACCGCCGATGGTGAAGCGGTGCGCTTCGAGGTGGTGCGCGAGAAGGGCGAGACCTTCCGCCCCACCTCCGAGCGTGAGACCCTCGAACGCATCGCCCCGCTGCGGCGCGACGCCTTCACCGTCACCGAGCGCGAGACCCGGCCGACCCGCTCCAAGCCCAACGCGCCCTTCATCACCTCGACGCTGCAGCAGGCCGCCAGCGGGCGCCTGGGCTTCTCGGTGAAGAAGACCATGACTCTGGCGCAGCGCCTCTACGAGGCGGGCTACATCACCTATATGCGTACCGATTCCACCAACCTGTCCCAGGATGCGGTGGCGAGTGCGCGTGATTACATCCACAGCGAGTACGGTGAGCGCTACCTGCCCGAAGCGGCCATCCGCTATTCGAGCAAGCAGAACGCCCAGGAAGCGCACGAGGCGATCCGCCCCTCCAACGTCAAGCAGCGCGCCGATGATCTGCCTGTGGAGCGCGACGCACAGCGCCTCTACGAGCTGATCTGGCGCCAGTTCGTGGCCTGCCAGATGGTGCCGGCGGAGTATCTGGCCACCACCCTGACCATCGAGAGCGATGGCTTCGAGCTCAAGGCGCGGGGCCGTGTGCTCAAGTTCGACGGCTACACCCGGGTGATGAAGCCGATGGCGAAGAAGGATGACGCCACCCAGCTGCCCGACATCGACAAGGGCGATCGCCTCGAGGTGGTCCAGCTCGACCCGCAGCAGCACTTCACCAAGCCGCCGGCGCGCTACACCGAGGCGAGCCTGGTCAAGGAGCTGGAGAAGCGCGGTATCGGCCGCCCCTCGACCTACGCCGCGATCATCTCGACCATTCAGGACCGCGGCTACGTCAAGCTAGACAGCCGCCGCTTCTACGCCGAGAAGCTGGGTGAGATCGTCACCGATCGCCTGGTCGAGTCGTTCAACGACCTGCTCGACTACAGCTTCACCGCGCGCATGGAGGATCGGCTCGACGAGGTTGCCGAGGGGCACGAGAACTGGCAGCAGCTGCTCGACGCCTTCTACGCCGACTTCAAGCGCAAGCTCGATCACGCCGAGGGCGAGGACGGCATGCGTCCCAACGAGCCGATCGCCACCGATATCGCCTGCCCCACCTGTGGCCGGCCGATGCAGATCCGTATCGCTTCCACCGGGGTGTTCCTCGGCTGCTCGGGCTACAACCTGCCGCCCAAGGAGCGCTGCAAGACCACCATCGACCTGATTCCCGGCGAAGAGGCAGTGCCAGAAGATGCCGGCGAGTCGGCGGAGACCGACGCGCTGCGTGCCAAGCGGCGTAACCCCAACACCGGCACGGCGATGGACAGCTATCTCATCGACGAGGGGCGCAAGCTCTATATCAGTAACGACGATGATGGCTACTACGAGATCGAGCAGGGCCGCTTCCGCATCAAGGGCTACGACGGTCCGGTGATCGAATGCGACAAGTGTGGCTCGGAGATGCAGCTCAAGAGCGGCCGCTTCGGCAAGTACTTCGCCTGCACCAATGAGGCCTGCGGCAACACACGCAAGCTGCTCAAGAGTGGCGAGGTGGCGCCGCCCAAGATGGACCCGATCCCGATGCCCGAGCTCGCCTGCCAGAAGGTCGACGACCACTACGTGCTGCGTGACGGCGCCAGCGGGCTGTTCCTGGCCGCGAGCCAGTTCCCCAAGAATCGCGAGACCCGCGCGCCGCTGGTCAAGGAGCTCAAGGCGCACGCCGAGGCGCTGCCCGAGAAGTACCACTTCCTGCTCGAAGCGCCGAGCGAGGATCCGGACGGGCGTCCTGCGCAGATCCGCTTCTCGCGCAAGACCAAGAGCCAGTACGTGATGACCGACGAGGATGGCAAGGCGACCGGCTGGCGCGCGATCTTCGAGGATGGCCGCTGGCAGGTGGAGGACAAGCGCAAGTGA